From Aspergillus fumigatus Af293 chromosome 3, whole genome shotgun sequence, a single genomic window includes:
- the hymA gene encoding Mo25 family protein: MAFLWRNRQRPPSDVVRTIKELLLRLGEAPAAAKVEDDLAKQLAQMKVIVQGTQETETTPEQVHALVQATVHEDLLYELARNLRHLPFQARKDAQTIFSQILRFRPAQTNSGDPPVISYIVHNRPEIIVELCRGYESPESTMPCGAILREALKFDVCAAIILYDQSIEGQPAIRLTQVNPDIPQKGNGIFWRFFHWIDKSSFEVSADSFTTFRDILTRHKSLVTSYLTTNFDLFFSRFNTLIQSSSYVTKRQSIKLLGEILLDRANYNVMMAYVESGENLKLCMQLLKDDRKMIQYEGFHVFKVFVANPNKSVAVQRILINNRDRLLKFLPRFLMDRTDDDQFTDEKSFLVRQIELLPQEPIEPTRSAQESSRSRVNTAAAA; this comes from the exons ATGGCTTTCCTCTGGAGGAATCGGCAACGACCTCCTTCTGATGTCGTCCGAACAATCAAGGAGCTACTGTTAAGACTAGGAGAAGCTCCGGCAGCTGCCAAG GTCGAAGATGACCTGGCGAAGCAACTTGCGCAGATGAAAGTGATCGTTCAAGGCACTCAAG AAACTGAGACGACTCCGGAGCAAGTACATGCTCTCGTTCAAGCCACCGTCCACGAAGATCTGCTATACGAACTTGCACGCAACCTCCGTCATCTTCCCTTTCAAGCCAGAAAAGATGCGCAAACCATATTCTCTCAGATCCTTCGTTTTCGACCCGCCCAAACCAACAGTGGCGACCCCCCAGTCATTTCTTATATTGTACACAACCGTCCCGAGATCATTGTCGAGCTCTGCCGGGGATACGAATCGCCCGAGAGCACAATGCCCTGTGGCGCCATTCTGAGAGAAGCACTCAAATTTGACGTGTGTGCGGCCATCATCCTATACGACCAGTCTATCGAAGGTCAGCCCGCGATCAGATTGACACAAGTCAACCCGGATATTCCCCAGAAAGGCAATGGCATCTTTTGGAGATTTTTCCATTGGATCGACAAGAGCAGCTTCGAAGTGAGCGCCGACTCTTTTACAACATTTAGG GACATTCTCACTCGTCACAAGAGTCTTGTGACCTCATACCTCACCACCAActttgatctcttcttttcGCGCTTCAATACACTCATCCAGTCGAGCTCCTATGTTACCAAGCGCCAGAGTATAAAGCTTCTTGGTGAGATCTTGTTGGACCGAGCCAATTACAACGTGATGATGGCATACGTTGAAAGCGGGGAGAATCTGAAACTCTGCATGCAATTGCTCAAAGATGATCGCAAAATGATTCAGTACGAGGGGTTCCACGTTTTCAAG GTATTCGTCGCAAATCCTAACAAATCGGTCGCGGTGCAACGGATTCTCATCAATAATCGGGACCGTCTGTTAAAATTCTTGCCTAGATTCTTGATGGACCGCACAGATGACGACCAATTCACGGACGAGAAGAGTTTCTTAGTCCGTCAAATCGAGCTGCTACCTCAGGAGCCCATTGAACCAACACGATCAGCGCAGGAGTCATCCAGATCGCGAGTCAACACCGCCGCGGCGGCCTAA
- a CDS encoding protein arginine methyltransferase RmtB has protein sequence MSATISSDRRVRDQDALSTTSSDDSDISNEEGWEDVEPDDETQPVIGLFSDKVYPDVQSMLQESKDKHGFDLRKIRKDLANLFRFTSDLDFLGTIRLVNYVRSQVKAGNTTPDVSSKDRFEDDAYLKPVLEDDALLYSLDDIEDEHSATAGTTEAERRVIELQEDLERLQSQFTEYRMAVQKSMEEQLSMDDEKLRSSPSGPSGKKMSKVEEADADYFVSYSYNGQFSTGSRAGYAFCANCHMLEAIHESMLKDTVRTDSYRDFIYDNKHLFKDKVVLDVGCGTGILSMFCAKAGAKKVISVDNSNIIDRAKEIIYENGFGDVITCIRGKIEEVTLPVSHVDIIVSEWMGYCLLFEAMFDSVIYARDRYLAPGGLMVPSDATLCIAPFADSEFISSHISFWDDVYGFKMGSMRKNIYDDALVRSVQPAAIPGDSDVFLELPLHTITVEELSFLKGFQVTLKEDIDALDGFVIWFDIFFMPSRDSTVPKNAVPSEMKKKGFVAFTTGPHGPETHWQQGVLLIDRERKKGVALKKGQAIAGKVGYQKREEGSRSLDITVEWDTQAGEQGAQKWVLQ, from the exons ATGTCTGCAACAATCTCCTCAGATCGTCGCGTAAGGGACCAAGATGCCCTCTCGACCACCTCCTCAGACGATTCGGATATCAGCAACGAAGAGGGATGGGAAGATGTTGAGCCTGACGACGAGACACAGCCGGTAATTGGCCTATTTTCCGATAAGGTCTACCCTGATGTACAGTCAATGCTCCAGGAGTCTAAAGACAAGCATGGCTTTGACTTGCGGAAGATTCGAAAGGACCTTG CTAACTTATTCCGTTTCACATCAGACTTGGATTTTCTTGGTACTATCAGATTAGTCAATTATGTCCGGTCTCAAGTCAAAGCTGGGAACACAACCCCGGATGTGTCTTCGAAAGATAGATTTGAGGACGATGCTTACCTGAAGCCGGTTCTTGAAGATGACGCCCTTTTATATAGCTTGGACGATATCGAAGACGAACATTCCGCGACAGCCGGTACCACTGAGGCAGAGCGCCGCGTGATCGAGCTTCAGGAGGACCTTGAACGCCTTCAGAGCCAGTTCACTGAGTACAGAATGGCTGTACAAAAGTCAATGGAAGAGCAGTTGTCCATGGATGATGAAAAATTGAGATCATCGCCCAGCGGCCCGtccggcaagaagatgagcAAGGTTGAGGAGGCAGACGCAGATTACTTCGTCTCCTACTCGTACAATGGTCAGTTCTCCACAGGGTCCCGAGCTGGATATGCCTTTTGCGCTAACTGTCATATGCTTGAAGCCATTCACGAGTCTATGCTGAAGGACACTGTCCGTACTGACTCTTATCGTGATTTCATTTACGACAACAAGCATCTCTTCAAGGACAAGGTCGTCTTGGATGTCGGATGTGGAACGGGCATTCTTTCCATGTTCTGCGCGAAAGCAGGTGCCAAGAAGGTCATCTCAGTCGACAATTCCAATATAATTGACAGAGCCAAGGAAATCATCTACGAAAACGGTTTTGGCGACGTGATCAC ATGCATCCGTGGCaagattgaagaagtcacTCTGCCTGTTTCCCATGTCGACATTATCGTCTCCGAATGGATGGGCTATTGCCTTCTATTCGAGGCCATGTTTGACTCGGTCATTTACGCCAGAGACAGGTATCTCGCTCCAGGAGGACTAATGGTACCCTCAGACGCCACCCTATGTATTGCGCCGTTTGCCGATTCCGAGTTCATCTCGTCACACATCTCATTCTGGGACGATGTGTACGGTTTCAAGATGGGCAGCATGCGCAAGAACATCTACGACGACGCGCTTGTTCGTAGCGTGCAGCCTGCGGCAATTCCTGGTGATTCTGATGTCTTCCTAGAACTGCCGTTGCATACCATCACCGTGGAGGAGCTCTCATTCCTGAAGGGGTTCCAAGTTACTCTGAAGGAAGATATCGATGCCCTTGACGGTTTCGTTATCTGGTTTGATATTTTCTTCATGCCCTCTAGGGATTCTACTGTCCCGAAGAACGCCGTTCCTTcagaaatgaagaagaaaggtTTCGTCGCCTTTACTACAGGCCCTCACGGACCGGAGACGCACTGGCAACAGGGCGTTCTCCTGATTGATCGcgagagaaagaagggaGTCGCCCTAAAGAAAGGTCAGGCCATCGCTGGCAAGGTCGGTTatcagaagagagaagaagggtcACGCTCGCTGGACATCACTGTCGAGTGGGATACTCAAGCGGGCGAGCAGGGGGCCCAAAAATGGGTGCTCCAATGA
- a CDS encoding AAA family ATPase SEC18 produces MFNRNNYPSVPNPFSGRPSSRGNASPSQGPPPPRRDGYDTGYSPMGGVGGYGTPSPRPNYSQTPSRHPVGGRAPGASAQVWTLRPAKSPDNTYTFGNLVAVSTQDFPPSRDGLDLLLLVNDLYVFSARPLDGFPPGHISMSDPQRTWAGVAFTDSVKAQIYDPFSQGGQAYLGSTDIEVGFAGKKRIETPYDQDELANAVVKNFENQIFSPGQKILMDHKSIPLLLTVKTVQRVDLTSEKAGATAGSTETDPTARGILTRHTQITFFKDARTGINLKPSNRRPAANSIITPDFKFEDMGIGGLDAEFSTIFRRAFASRIFPPGLVEKLGIQHVKGILLYGPPGTGKTLIARQIGKMLNAREPKVINGPEVLNKFVGQSEENIRKLFADAEKEYKEKGEESGLHIIIFDELDAVCKQRGSGAGGGTGVGDSVVNQLLSKLDGVDQLNNILLIGMTNRKDMIDEALLRPGRLELHMEISLPDEAGRAQILKIHTQKMRENNILDPDVDLAELALLTKNFSGAEIAGLVKSASSFAFTRHVKVGTMAGISEDVVNMKVNRADFYHALEEVQPAFGVSEEQLSSRIQYGIIHYSPTINEILKEGQLFVKQVSNAESSPLFSVLLHGPTASGKTALAARIAIDSGFPFIKLISPEDMVGFSEMARVQYISKIFDDAYKSRTSVVVVDNIERIIDWVPIGPRFSNTILQTLMVFLRKQPTKGRRLLILATTTERAVLKQLDIYNSFNSDIMVPNVMTYDELRHLMEQSEAFDASEIDQALAGVGGITEDRTIGVGVKKVLLGIETAKQDPDKVGRFVRVINRAIEEERTFQ; encoded by the exons ATGTTCAATCGCAACAACTATCCATCTGTACCGAATCCTTTCTCTGGTCGCCCCTCCTCCCGAGGCAATGCGAGTCCTAGTCAAGGTCCCCCACCTCCACGAAGAGATGGGTATGATACTGGTTATTCGCCGATGGGTGGCGTAGG GGGGTATGGAACTCCGTCACCCAGGCCAAATTACTCGCAGACACCTTCAAGACACCCAGTAGGGGGCAGGGCGCCCGGTGCGTCAGCCCAAGTATGGACGCTACGACCTGCGAAGAGCCCTGACAACACGTATACGTTTGGGAACCT TGTTGCCGTCTCAACACAGGACTTCCCGCCTTCACGCGACGGACTTGATCTTTTACTCCTTGTGAACGATCTCTATGTCTTTTCTGCTCGTCCTCTGGATGGTTTCCCTCCTGGACATATCAGCATGTCGGATCCCCAACGGACATGGGCAGGCGTTGCTTTCACAGATTCAGTCAAGGCTCAGATATACGATCCGTTCAGCCAGGGCGGACAAGCCTATCTCGGATCGACAGATATTGAAGTCGGCTTTGCTGGGAAAAAGAGGATCGAGACTCCGTACGACCAGGACGAGTTAGCGAACGCCGTCGTCAAG AACTTTGAAAACCAGATCTTCTCTCCGGGTCAGAAGATCTTGATGGATCATAAGAGCATACCACTGCTCCTGACTGTCAAGACCGTTCAGCGCGTCGATCTCACATCGGAGAAAGCTGGGGCTACTGCTGGAAGCACTGAGACGGACCCTACCGCGAGGGGAATCTTGACGAGGCACACCCAGATTACTTTTTTCAAGGATGCCCGCACCGGCATCAACTTGAAGCCATCGAATCGTCGCCCCGCAGCTAACTCCATTATCACACCCGACTTCAAGTTCGAAGATATGGGAATCGGAGGCCTTGATGCGGAGTTCAGTACAATCTTCCGTCGTGCGTTTGCATCGCGTATCTTCCCTCCCGGGTTGGTCGAAAAGCTCGGTATCCAGCACGTGAAGGGTATTTTGCTTTACGGCCCTCCGGGAACTGGTAAGACATTGATCGCACGGCAGATTGGAAAGATGTTGAACGCGAGGGAGCCCAAGGTCATCAACGGTCCAGAAGTGCTTAACAAGTTTGTCGGTCAGTCGGAAGAGAACATCCGAAAGCTGTTTGCCGACGCAGAAAAAGAAtataaggaaaagggagaggagagtggACTACATATCATTATTTTTGACGAGTTGGATGCTGTGTGCAAGCAACGTGGCAGCGGCGCAGGTGGTGGCACAGGCGTTGGGGACAGTGTGGTCAACCAGCTGCTGTCGAAACTGGATGGTGTTGATCAACTGAACAATATCCTCCTGATTGGTATGACCAACAGGAAGGACATGATTGACGAAGCTTTGTTGCGGCCGGGTCGTCTCGAATTGCACATGGAGATCTCTCTTCCGGACGAGGCGGGACGGGCTCAGATTCTGAAGATTCACACCCAGAAGATGAGGGAAAACAATATATTGGATCCAGACGTTGACCTGGCTGAGCTCGCGCTTCTTACTAAGAACTTCTCTGGCGCCGAAATTGCTGGCCTCGTCAAGTCCGCGTCTTCGTTTGCTTTTACCCGGCATGTCAAGGTCGGTACCATGGCCGGCATCAGTGAGGATGTCGTAAACATGAAGGTTAACAGAGCCGATTTTTACCATGCGCTGGAAGAAGTCCAACCTGCTTTTGGTGTGTCAGAGGAACAGCTCTCGAGCCGTATCCAATACGGCATCATCCATTATTCCCCCACAATCAACGAAATCCTGAAGGAAGGTCAGCTTTTCGTAAAGCAAGTCAGCAATGCTGAATCCTCGCCCCTATTTTCTGTTCTGTTGCATGGTCCCACCGCCAGTGGCAAGACTGCTCTGGCCGCTCGAATTGCGATTGATTCCGGTTTCCCCTTCATCAAGCTGATTAGCCCTGAAGATATGGTAGGCTTTAGTGAAATGGCCAGGGTTCAGTACATCAGCAAGATTTTCGATGATGCTTACAAGAGTCGCACGagtgtcgtcgtcgttgaCAATATTGAGAGAATTATCGACTGGGTCCCTATCGGTCCCCGTTTCAGCAACACTATCCTTCAGACCTTGATGGTCTTCCTGAGAAAACAGCCTACCAAAGGCCGACGGCTGCTGATCCTTGCCACCACGACGGAGCGCGCTGTGCTCAAACAGCTGGACATCTATAACTCGTTCAACTCGGATATTATGGTACCTAACGTGATGACCTACGATGAGTTGCGTCATCTCATGGAGCAGTCCGAAGCATTTGACGCCTCGGAAATCGACCAGGCTTTAGCAGGAGTCGGTGGCATCACCGAAGATAGAACCATCGGCGTTGGCGTTAAGAAGGTGCTTTTGGGAATTGAAACAGCGAAGCAGGATCCCGACAAGGTGGGCCGATTTGTCCGCGTCATCAACAGAGCAATTGAGGAAGAGCGAACATTCCAATAG